Proteins from one Candidatus Poribacteria bacterium genomic window:
- a CDS encoding NAD(P)-binding domain-containing protein yields MPNIEHHTVIIVGGGPAGLPLAVVLGGWHPYFRGSRMFSMRYPQLAAGLQQIKGTLLGLDFKGLSRNVPPVDLFRLLHHPRQLFEELTQIAMDFRQEPPIDYLLITQEEVGGLWNNVPQNLLTLSPGQWMEFAFYPLALHVEEQGIDLNVNDLIIKGDLLRYYHSIPARFGQTDRIHTGEKVVRIEPHERGFLVTSKDLGTETTHQYTAKYLVYAVGQRCILRRLDVPGEDLPFVAKSYDRPEDFPGERVVVVGGGRSADWAATELYDAGKQVYYVMRQPFENHWRLISDSRYGLPYYARLAEIMESRDPRFQTLYQSHICKVEEGTSAGLATIDRQSEKQIIEAEHIILEIGGIPDYSPFEGFEPLPQVEKYDNYRFQLDQVMTHPHNYEAFNIPNLYMGGYLASGIGLVVIAMHGTTYAIAGDILQKEGLISET; encoded by the coding sequence TTGCCGAATATAGAACATCATACTGTAATTATTGTGGGCGGGGGACCTGCTGGACTTCCGCTCGCTGTGGTGTTGGGAGGTTGGCACCCTTACTTTCGCGGAAGTCGTATGTTCAGCATGCGCTATCCACAGTTGGCTGCGGGGCTACAGCAAATCAAAGGCACCCTTCTGGGATTAGATTTCAAGGGGTTGTCCAGAAACGTCCCGCCCGTGGATCTCTTCCGACTCCTCCATCACCCCAGACAGTTGTTTGAAGAGCTCACACAGATCGCGATGGACTTTCGCCAAGAGCCCCCGATAGATTACCTACTCATTACTCAAGAGGAGGTCGGCGGGCTGTGGAACAATGTTCCCCAAAATCTCTTGACCCTCTCTCCAGGACAGTGGATGGAATTTGCGTTCTATCCGCTAGCCCTACATGTTGAAGAACAGGGGATTGACTTAAACGTCAACGATTTGATAATCAAGGGCGACCTACTGCGTTACTATCACAGCATTCCTGCCCGGTTTGGACAGACCGACCGCATCCATACCGGCGAAAAGGTCGTCCGTATTGAACCGCATGAACGCGGTTTTCTAGTCACGAGCAAGGATTTGGGGACGGAGACAACGCATCAATATACCGCCAAGTACCTCGTTTACGCCGTTGGGCAGCGGTGCATCCTTCGGCGGCTCGATGTGCCCGGGGAAGATCTTCCGTTTGTGGCGAAAAGCTACGATCGGCCGGAGGATTTCCCCGGTGAACGGGTGGTTGTCGTTGGTGGTGGTAGATCGGCGGATTGGGCGGCAACGGAACTTTACGATGCGGGCAAACAGGTCTACTATGTGATGCGCCAGCCCTTTGAGAATCATTGGCGATTAATCAGCGATAGCCGTTACGGGCTACCTTATTACGCCCGACTTGCAGAGATCATGGAAAGCCGAGATCCCCGTTTTCAGACGTTGTACCAAAGCCACATTTGCAAGGTTGAAGAAGGAACCTCCGCCGGCCTGGCGACAATAGACCGTCAGAGTGAAAAACAGATCATCGAAGCCGAGCATATTATCTTGGAGATTGGCGGTATCCCAGACTATTCTCCCTTTGAGGGATTTGAACCGCTGCCACAGGTCGAAAAATATGACAACTACCGTTTCCAGTTGGATCAGGTGATGACGCATCCGCATAACTACGAGGCGTTCAATATCCCGAATCTCTATATGGGCGGTTACCTCGCATCGGGCATTGGATTGGTGGTCATTGCCATGCACGGAACGACTTACGCGATTGCTGGGGATATCCTTCAAAAGGAAGGACTTATCAGTGAAACGTGA
- a CDS encoding endonuclease III, giving the protein MDLEQKTELISDALEELYGAPEPDMEENVLDCLMLTVLSQNTNDVNRDKGFAILKERFPTWEEVLNADVEEIADAIKIAGLSGQKSQTIKNFLTWLKAEYGELDLEFIREMDTKDAIPLLSQHKGIGIKTVSVTLAFACGRDVFPVDTHVLRISKRLGFVPSNCTAEKAHELMPQIIPEGKAYPFHMNLIAFGRRICNARKPKCDQCPITAHCLYYRDEL; this is encoded by the coding sequence TTGGACCTTGAGCAGAAAACAGAGTTAATTTCTGATGCTTTAGAGGAACTTTACGGCGCGCCCGAACCGGATATGGAAGAAAATGTCCTCGATTGTTTAATGCTTACCGTCTTGTCCCAGAACACAAACGATGTCAACCGTGATAAGGGATTCGCGATCCTCAAGGAACGCTTCCCTACGTGGGAAGAGGTGCTCAACGCTGATGTGGAGGAAATCGCGGACGCTATCAAGATTGCAGGGTTGAGCGGACAAAAAAGCCAAACCATCAAGAATTTCTTAACATGGCTCAAGGCCGAGTATGGTGAGCTAGATCTGGAATTCATCCGCGAGATGGACACCAAAGACGCAATACCACTGCTGTCTCAGCACAAGGGCATCGGGATCAAAACCGTATCCGTTACACTTGCCTTCGCTTGTGGGCGTGATGTGTTTCCTGTGGATACGCACGTCCTGCGGATCAGCAAACGGCTTGGATTCGTGCCATCAAATTGTACTGCGGAAAAAGCGCATGAATTGATGCCGCAAATCATCCCCGAAGGCAAAGCGTACCCGTTTCACATGAACCTTATTGCTTTTGGACGCCGGATCTGCAACGCACGCAAGCCGAAATGCGATCAGTGTCCCATCACGGCACATTGTCTCTATTATCGGGACGAGTTGTAG
- a CDS encoding exo-alpha-sialidase: MPPTTTKPLTPKEARVCATGWDFNRPDPFPGLGDFIGWAGGLERMPNGNLLLAHSAGYWHASFASPRLFEQETRERYADEGWPVDFVAPTGGRSMGVHSTDDGCTWSKPVELTNIPLDDGPVTLFVCKDNTVLCFINVQASWYGFPEAPPAFRKDLNGLNTQQCVIRSTDSGATWSEPIWLDSPGSFYERSHGQAFQLPDGGILWPTYCSNQNEDHLFGAIRRSDDAGQTWRTVSTIRREDKDVDEPAIARFDDGHLVMVSRPDGGIFFSDDDGVSWCESRQIVESGTVKAPRLFVLDDGTLVCVATYQGGLYVFLSRNGGVDWTPEIPLDVSCYGYPGGLQMEDGSLLISYCESGKAPNRVYVIRFQVNPTRDGIELLGIGKPS; the protein is encoded by the coding sequence ATGCCTCCTACCACAACAAAACCGCTCACGCCTAAAGAGGCGCGGGTATGTGCCACCGGCTGGGATTTCAATCGTCCTGACCCATTTCCCGGACTCGGTGACTTCATCGGCTGGGCTGGGGGACTAGAGCGAATGCCCAATGGAAATCTGTTGCTCGCTCACTCCGCTGGTTACTGGCATGCCTCGTTTGCCTCACCGAGATTGTTTGAGCAAGAGACCCGCGAACGCTATGCCGATGAAGGTTGGCCCGTGGATTTTGTTGCGCCCACAGGTGGACGCTCAATGGGAGTCCATTCCACCGATGATGGTTGTACTTGGAGCAAACCTGTCGAACTGACAAACATTCCTTTAGATGACGGTCCCGTTACACTGTTTGTTTGCAAAGATAATACCGTGCTCTGTTTCATCAATGTGCAAGCATCCTGGTATGGATTTCCAGAGGCACCCCCGGCTTTCCGCAAAGACCTGAATGGATTGAATACTCAACAGTGCGTGATTAGATCGACTGATAGCGGAGCAACTTGGAGTGAACCGATTTGGTTAGACAGTCCCGGCTCATTTTACGAAAGGAGCCACGGTCAAGCGTTTCAACTCCCCGATGGAGGTATCCTCTGGCCCACCTACTGTTCAAATCAAAATGAGGATCATCTCTTTGGCGCGATTCGCCGCTCCGATGATGCTGGCCAGACATGGCGCACCGTCTCTACTATCCGTCGTGAAGATAAGGATGTGGACGAACCTGCCATCGCTCGTTTTGACGATGGACATCTTGTCATGGTGTCCCGACCCGATGGCGGTATCTTTTTCTCAGATGATGATGGTGTGAGTTGGTGCGAGTCTAGGCAAATCGTCGAAAGTGGGACAGTCAAAGCACCACGATTGTTCGTGCTAGACGATGGTACCCTTGTCTGTGTCGCAACCTACCAAGGCGGGCTATATGTCTTCTTGAGCCGGAACGGAGGCGTGGATTGGACACCAGAGATTCCCCTCGATGTATCTTGCTACGGCTACCCCGGCGGCCTCCAGATGGAGGATGGATCGCTGCTTATCTCGTATTGTGAAAGTGGTAAAGCCCCAAATCGTGTGTACGTAATTCGCTTCCAAGTCAACCCCACACGGGATGGTATAGAACTATTGGGCATTGGAAAACCCTCATAA
- a CDS encoding sulfotransferase family protein produces the protein MNTCTNELITVVSGLPRSGTSMLMQMLDAAGYPCLTDGVRRADADNPRGYFEYEKVKQLRRDCAWLPEAKGKAVKIIVQLIPFLPLQFSYQVIFMERDISEVLASQREMLQRQGKDGGNLSDAQLHPIFERQVLEVKRLLSQRNIPMLDVAYSDALQYPMKIAEQIREFLSEDLDVCAMAAAIDPNLHRQRCGQ, from the coding sequence ATGAACACATGTACGAATGAACTCATCACGGTGGTATCTGGTCTCCCCCGGTCTGGCACCTCAATGCTGATGCAGATGCTAGATGCCGCTGGCTACCCGTGCCTGACTGACGGCGTACGGAGGGCGGATGCTGATAATCCGCGTGGGTATTTTGAATACGAGAAGGTGAAACAGCTTCGGCGAGATTGTGCATGGCTGCCCGAAGCGAAAGGCAAGGCAGTAAAAATCATCGTCCAGCTGATTCCGTTTCTGCCACTTCAATTCAGCTATCAAGTTATCTTCATGGAGCGTGACATCAGCGAAGTACTCGCCTCCCAGCGGGAGATGCTTCAGCGTCAGGGAAAAGATGGCGGCAATCTGTCCGATGCGCAGCTGCACCCTATCTTTGAACGTCAGGTCCTTGAGGTTAAGCGGCTGTTGAGTCAACGCAATATTCCGATGCTTGATGTGGCGTATTCGGATGCCCTTCAGTACCCAATGAAGATTGCAGAGCAGATTCGAGAATTTCTCAGTGAAGACCTAGATGTTTGCGCCATGGCTGCAGCGATTGATCCTAACCTCCATCGTCAGCGATGTGGGCAATAG
- a CDS encoding J domain-containing protein, whose product MRKKDNYQILGVSRNATLDEIKKAYRKIAMRYHPDKNPGDKRAEERFKEASMAYQALIELNPQHTDDQSSGQDTGGQGNGGFRRASDSDSKINDFFDGLFRSGPQTKRKTKARRTVKANGRRGSNIRTGLTLSFTEAMLGTERSIRIHRNEECDSCNGTGAQKESPESTCPNCMGNGEILDQLLRGNTTENKLCERCRGTGVLIHRPCQTCHGTGATRKERSLLVKTPQGIESGKSLRLPGQGECGLRGGPYGDLFVDVVVKSHPVLQCDGYDLRCQVPVGFATATLGGEIHVPTLTDPIVLNLPRGTQPNQTFRLIGRGIKKSENENGDLLVTVVIEIPTALTRQQEKLLKRYIELEKKIPSQES is encoded by the coding sequence GTGAGGAAGAAGGATAACTATCAAATCCTTGGTGTCAGTCGGAATGCGACCCTCGACGAAATAAAGAAAGCCTATCGAAAAATTGCGATGCGATATCATCCGGACAAAAATCCGGGAGATAAACGGGCGGAAGAGAGATTCAAAGAAGCATCGATGGCTTATCAGGCATTGATCGAGCTCAATCCGCAGCATACCGATGATCAATCGTCAGGGCAGGATACGGGAGGTCAAGGGAATGGGGGATTTCGACGTGCTAGCGATAGCGACTCCAAAATTAATGACTTCTTTGATGGTCTATTTAGGTCCGGTCCGCAAACGAAACGAAAAACAAAAGCAAGACGAACGGTTAAAGCAAATGGAAGGCGGGGTTCCAACATAAGAACCGGTCTAACCCTCTCATTTACTGAAGCCATGTTGGGAACGGAGCGGTCCATCCGTATTCATCGCAACGAGGAGTGTGACAGTTGTAACGGTACAGGTGCACAAAAGGAATCGCCCGAATCAACTTGTCCTAATTGTATGGGGAACGGCGAGATTCTCGACCAGTTGCTGCGGGGTAACACAACGGAGAATAAACTGTGCGAGCGCTGCCGTGGAACAGGTGTCCTCATTCACCGTCCGTGCCAAACTTGTCACGGGACAGGTGCCACCCGCAAGGAGCGTTCTTTACTAGTGAAAACGCCTCAGGGGATTGAGAGTGGGAAATCATTACGTCTACCCGGTCAGGGGGAATGTGGTTTACGTGGAGGACCTTATGGCGACCTGTTTGTAGATGTTGTTGTCAAGTCACACCCGGTCCTACAGTGTGATGGGTATGATTTGCGATGTCAGGTTCCAGTTGGTTTTGCGACTGCGACTCTAGGTGGAGAGATCCACGTCCCGACGCTTACCGATCCTATTGTGTTGAACCTCCCACGAGGGACACAACCCAATCAGACGTTCAGGCTCATCGGGCGGGGGATAAAAAAATCTGAAAACGAGAACGGCGATCTCCTTGTCACTGTTGTTATTGAAATCCCTACTGCCCTAACGAGGCAACAGGAAAAGCTGCTGAAGAGGTATATCGAGTTAGAGAAAAAAATACCCTCACAGGAATCTTGA